In Thermodesulfobacteriota bacterium, one DNA window encodes the following:
- a CDS encoding hydroxymethylglutaryl-CoA synthase — MSVGIVGYGVYIPKYRLKREDISKVWGGRAPGINEKSVAGFDEDATTMAVAAAQDAIAHAGVTLSEIDALYVGSVSSPYISKSIAVIIAETLGMSQSASIADFGGSTKSSTIALRSCMDFLEAGRGKYGLVIGTDWQLGVPGDSLEHSLGAGAAACILGSDGKIAEFEYSYSLSTSFTGTWRSDGDQFVNRYDDPRYERFAGYSKIIVDAGKGFFKKAEKAGSDFQYAAFTQPDGQSPASAAKKLGIKSVKMPSSIVSPLCGDTGSSSAFLELAAALDQAEPGERILLVSYGSGAGSDAFSLLVSEDINTKRDRVTPVKRYLENKEYIDYYTYQKTIGILKVKGLPEPMSAIVTQPSGEREKEYELKLKALECKGCGSLNFPRRHYCIDCRGEEFEEVPLPRRGKILTFNFQYVVAVSPEQAPIPICTAKMEGAKGQYGGNVSSMMTDCKPEDVKVGGKVELVFRRCGQELGLVRYGYKFRPVKE, encoded by the coding sequence ATGTCCGTTGGTATAGTAGGTTATGGGGTGTATATCCCAAAATACAGGTTGAAGAGGGAAGACATATCCAAGGTTTGGGGGGGCAGGGCCCCCGGGATTAATGAAAAATCCGTGGCAGGCTTCGACGAGGATGCTACCACCATGGCAGTAGCGGCTGCCCAGGATGCTATTGCCCATGCGGGAGTGACCCTGTCGGAGATAGATGCTTTGTATGTAGGTTCTGTATCCAGTCCATACATCAGTAAGTCTATAGCTGTAATCATAGCAGAGACTTTAGGTATGTCTCAAAGTGCTTCTATTGCCGACTTTGGTGGATCCACAAAGTCGAGTACAATCGCCCTCAGGTCGTGTATGGACTTTTTAGAGGCGGGAAGAGGGAAATATGGGCTGGTGATAGGGACAGACTGGCAATTGGGAGTGCCTGGCGATTCTCTGGAGCACTCCCTGGGAGCTGGAGCTGCGGCGTGTATATTGGGCAGCGATGGTAAGATAGCGGAATTTGAATATTCGTATTCCCTTTCTACCAGTTTTACCGGCACATGGAGGAGTGATGGTGATCAATTTGTAAACCGTTATGATGACCCAAGGTACGAGCGTTTTGCTGGTTATTCAAAGATTATCGTTGATGCCGGCAAAGGATTTTTCAAGAAGGCAGAAAAGGCAGGAAGTGACTTTCAGTACGCAGCCTTTACCCAGCCCGATGGCCAGTCTCCTGCCTCGGCTGCCAAGAAACTGGGGATAAAGTCCGTTAAGATGCCTTCGTCCATTGTTTCTCCTCTTTGCGGGGACACGGGTTCCAGCTCTGCTTTCCTTGAACTTGCGGCAGCTCTTGATCAGGCTGAACCCGGTGAGAGGATACTTCTGGTATCTTATGGTTCAGGGGCAGGGAGTGATGCCTTTTCTCTCCTCGTCTCAGAAGATATAAATACAAAAAGGGATAGGGTAACCCCTGTTAAGCGTTACCTGGAAAATAAGGAATATATAGATTATTACACTTATCAAAAGACCATCGGCATACTCAAGGTAAAGGGACTTCCTGAACCTATGTCAGCCATTGTAACCCAGCCTTCCGGAGAGAGAGAAAAGGAGTATGAATTAAAGCTGAAGGCATTGGAATGTAAAGGATGTGGTTCGTTGAATTTCCCCAGGAGGCATTATTGTATTGACTGCAGGGGAGAGGAATTTGAAGAAGTTCCCCTTCCCAGAAGAGGTAAAATATTAACCTTCAATTTCCAGTATGTGGTAGCGGTAAGTCCTGAACAGGCTCCCATACCAATTTGTACGGCAAAGATGGAAGGGGCAAAGGGGCAATATGGCGGCAATGTTTCCTCAATGATGACGGACTGCAAACCAGAGGATGTTAAAGTAGGTGGTAAAGTGGAGCTTGTCTTCAGGAGATGTGGTCAGGAATTGGGGCTGGTAAGGTATGGGTATAAGTTCAGACCGGTAAAAGAATAG
- a CDS encoding cobalamin B12-binding domain-containing protein has translation MEPERKIRVVMAKVSLDGHDRGIKVVTRSLRDAGMEVIFMGAFQTPEKVVRTAIEEDADVIGLSFLSGEQLTHTPKIINLLREKNIADVLVILGGVFPRQDIPKLKEMGVDEVFISGASMDDIIKYINENVRKK, from the coding sequence ATGGAACCTGAGAGAAAGATAAGGGTTGTAATGGCAAAGGTTAGTTTGGATGGCCATGATAGGGGGATAAAAGTGGTAACCAGATCACTCAGGGATGCAGGTATGGAAGTGATCTTTATGGGGGCGTTTCAAACTCCGGAAAAGGTTGTCAGGACAGCGATAGAGGAGGATGCAGATGTCATAGGATTGAGTTTTCTTTCCGGGGAGCAGCTTACCCACACACCCAAGATTATAAACCTTTTGAGGGAGAAAAATATCGCAGATGTACTGGTTATTTTAGGCGGGGTATTTCCCAGACAGGATATCCCAAAACTTAAAGAAATGGGGGTTGATGAGGTTTTTATTTCTGGTGCCTCTATGGATGATATCATAAAGTATATTAATGAAAATGTCCGAAAGAAATAG
- a CDS encoding acyl-CoA dehydrogenase family protein, producing the protein MIQLTEEQKMIRDMVRKIAKEKIAPRAAEIDETDKFPMDYVEVYKENNLFKMVLPEKYGGIDANTTTLCLIVEELAKAYASAPQMLVTTGAALQILLKAATESQQVRFFKRLEQGTQACSFALTEPNHGSDAGSLQTKASLDGDHYIINGSKAFITTGEVAELHLVFVRTGGEKTKGISVIMVDKNTPGFRVGKKEQKMGFAGTGTVELIFEDARVPKDNLIGEVNKGWGLLLNIANMMRVWGAGCTALGNAQGALDYVVEYAKQRFQFGKPIASFQAVQFMLADMAILIESARSLIYRTAYAMDTDGESFKNIETLVCMSKCYAADVGMKVTTDAVQIMGGYGYTKEYPVERRMRDAKSVQIYDGSNQIQRVVVSRNLLG; encoded by the coding sequence ATGATTCAACTGACTGAAGAGCAGAAGATGATCCGTGATATGGTGAGGAAGATCGCAAAGGAAAAGATTGCGCCGCGAGCGGCTGAGATAGATGAAACCGATAAATTTCCTATGGACTATGTAGAGGTCTATAAAGAGAACAACCTCTTTAAGATGGTTCTCCCTGAAAAGTATGGGGGTATTGATGCCAATACCACAACCCTCTGTCTTATTGTAGAGGAGCTTGCAAAGGCTTATGCCTCTGCACCCCAAATGTTGGTTACCACAGGTGCTGCCTTACAGATACTATTGAAGGCGGCTACGGAATCTCAACAGGTTAGGTTTTTTAAAAGGCTTGAACAGGGAACGCAGGCATGCTCTTTTGCCCTGACAGAACCAAACCATGGTTCTGATGCCGGTTCTCTGCAAACAAAGGCTAGCTTGGATGGAGACCATTACATTATAAACGGTTCAAAGGCATTTATAACTACCGGTGAGGTCGCAGAACTCCATCTGGTTTTTGTGAGAACCGGAGGAGAAAAGACAAAGGGCATCAGCGTGATTATGGTTGATAAAAACACGCCCGGTTTTCGGGTAGGCAAGAAAGAACAAAAGATGGGGTTTGCTGGTACCGGTACTGTTGAACTGATTTTTGAAGATGCAAGGGTGCCTAAAGACAATCTCATTGGAGAGGTTAATAAGGGTTGGGGCTTACTGCTCAATATTGCAAACATGATGCGTGTATGGGGAGCAGGATGTACGGCACTGGGTAATGCCCAGGGTGCCCTGGATTATGTGGTGGAGTACGCAAAACAGAGGTTTCAATTTGGGAAACCAATAGCCAGTTTTCAGGCTGTCCAGTTTATGCTTGCTGACATGGCGATATTGATAGAAAGCGCCAGATCCCTTATATACAGAACGGCATATGCTATGGATACAGATGGGGAGAGTTTTAAGAATATAGAGACCCTGGTTTGTATGTCCAAGTGCTATGCCGCCGATGTGGGAATGAAGGTGACCACAGATGCTGTTCAAATTATGGGTGGCTATGGGTATACAAAGGAGTATCCAGTGGAGAGGAGGATGCGGGACGCAAAGTCGGTACAGATATATGATGGATCAAACCAGATACAGAGGGTAGTTGTTTCCAGGAATTTGCTTGGGTAA
- a CDS encoding acyl-CoA dehydrogenase family protein: protein MHFTEEQKMMQKMVRKLVKDKVAPRAAEIDETDEFPWDIAKVFGENGLLNLVLPEEYGGVNANNTTLCIVIEEIAKVSPACGLTVFTTQALLNVLVRGGNEEQKNRFFPKFASADKICAFVLTEPNSGSDAASIQTKAILDGDSYVFNGNKIFISTGEVSDFYLVFAMTRPGQRAKGMSVFIVEKGTPGFSFGKKENKMGLRGNPTVELIFEDARVPKENLLGEEGQGWKMLTEYGNLMRTWGAASTSLGIAEGALEYATGYARERIQFGKPIGSFQAIQFMLADMAILTEAARSLIYRASWMIDQGTESVNKIESMVSMAKCFTTDTAMKVTTDAVQILGGYGYTKDYPLERMMRDAKGVQIFDGTNQIQRVIISRNLLGKF, encoded by the coding sequence ATTCATTTTACAGAAGAGCAGAAGATGATGCAGAAAATGGTTAGGAAACTGGTGAAGGATAAGGTAGCTCCAAGGGCAGCTGAGATAGATGAAACAGATGAATTTCCATGGGATATTGCAAAGGTTTTTGGAGAGAACGGGCTTTTGAATCTGGTTTTGCCTGAAGAATACGGGGGCGTGAATGCCAATAACACAACCCTTTGTATAGTTATAGAAGAGATTGCAAAGGTGTCCCCTGCATGTGGACTGACGGTATTTACAACCCAGGCACTTTTGAACGTACTTGTGCGGGGTGGTAATGAAGAACAAAAGAATAGGTTCTTTCCCAAATTTGCCTCTGCTGATAAGATATGCGCCTTTGTCCTGACTGAACCCAATTCCGGATCTGACGCGGCATCTATTCAAACTAAGGCTATTCTGGATGGGGATAGTTACGTATTTAATGGAAACAAGATATTTATCTCCACAGGTGAGGTGTCGGATTTTTATCTGGTTTTTGCTATGACTCGGCCAGGGCAGAGGGCTAAAGGTATGAGTGTATTCATAGTGGAGAAAGGGACCCCCGGGTTTAGTTTTGGAAAGAAGGAAAATAAGATGGGTCTTCGGGGGAATCCCACTGTAGAACTCATCTTTGAGGACGCAAGGGTCCCGAAGGAAAACCTGCTGGGAGAAGAAGGACAGGGATGGAAGATGCTCACGGAGTATGGCAACCTGATGCGAACGTGGGGAGCTGCATCCACCTCTCTGGGAATTGCTGAAGGGGCACTTGAATATGCGACTGGATATGCCAGGGAAAGGATTCAGTTTGGAAAGCCTATTGGCAGCTTTCAAGCTATTCAGTTCATGCTTGCCGATATGGCAATACTGACAGAAGCAGCCCGCTCACTGATCTACCGGGCATCATGGATGATTGATCAGGGAACAGAATCCGTTAACAAGATTGAGTCTATGGTTTCCATGGCGAAGTGTTTTACGACTGATACGGCAATGAAGGTTACGACAGATGCTGTTCAGATACTTGGGGGGTATGGCTACACGAAAGACTACCCTCTGGAACGCATGATGAGGGACGCAAAAGGTGTACAGATATTCGACGGGACCAATCAGATTCAGAGGGTAATCATATCTAGAAACCTGCTGGGCAAGTTTTAG
- a CDS encoding acyl-CoA dehydrogenase family protein, producing MEFGFTEEQNILKESVRDFMERECPPEYVRELDEKEQYPYELYGKMAKLGWFGLPFPEEYDGSGLGAVDFVIVGEEMSRFSYEIAAGFGISIFCGLNILENGNEGQKKFYIPKMIKNEIRLSISITEPNAGSDAASLMTSAVLQGDSWVINGQKTFQTAADAKNNIMSVYVRTDKDLPKHKGISLILVPSNAPGVEIRRIKTLGRKMLHTNEVFFEDVRVPRGNMVGELNSGWKILLSGLELERLYGCSTFIGSSQTVVNMALEHSKQRVQFGRPIGTFQAIGHMLADMQTEVDAARLLTYRAAWMYDQGIPCMKEVSMAKLFGSETYARLSNQGMQIMGGYGYSLEYDMQRHFRDSRIITVSAGSSQMQRTVISRAMGLQVV from the coding sequence ATGGAATTTGGATTTACGGAAGAACAAAATATTCTGAAAGAGAGTGTAAGGGATTTTATGGAAAGGGAATGCCCTCCGGAATATGTGAGAGAGCTTGATGAAAAAGAACAATATCCGTATGAGCTTTACGGGAAGATGGCAAAACTGGGTTGGTTTGGCCTGCCCTTTCCTGAAGAATATGATGGGAGCGGATTAGGTGCTGTAGATTTTGTGATTGTGGGAGAGGAGATGTCCCGGTTTTCCTACGAAATAGCTGCAGGATTCGGTATCAGTATATTCTGTGGGTTGAACATCTTGGAAAATGGGAACGAGGGGCAGAAAAAGTTTTATATACCTAAGATGATAAAAAACGAGATCAGGCTCTCCATCTCTATAACAGAACCTAATGCAGGATCTGATGCTGCTTCCCTCATGACATCGGCGGTTCTGCAGGGGGACAGCTGGGTTATAAACGGGCAGAAGACCTTCCAGACAGCAGCCGATGCAAAGAACAACATTATGAGTGTCTATGTAAGAACGGACAAGGACCTTCCTAAACACAAAGGTATAAGCCTTATACTTGTTCCCAGTAATGCTCCTGGAGTTGAAATAAGAAGGATAAAGACCTTGGGAAGAAAGATGCTTCATACCAATGAGGTATTCTTCGAAGATGTCCGGGTTCCCAGGGGAAACATGGTGGGGGAGTTAAACAGCGGATGGAAGATACTACTTTCAGGGCTTGAGCTGGAAAGACTCTATGGGTGTTCAACATTTATAGGGAGTTCCCAAACTGTTGTAAATATGGCGCTGGAGCATTCAAAGCAGAGGGTACAATTTGGCAGGCCCATCGGTACCTTTCAGGCTATAGGTCACATGCTGGCAGACATGCAGACTGAAGTCGATGCTGCCCGCTTGCTTACATACAGAGCTGCATGGATGTATGATCAGGGTATACCGTGTATGAAAGAGGTGAGTATGGCCAAGCTTTTTGGATCTGAGACATATGCCAGATTATCCAACCAGGGTATGCAGATAATGGGTGGATACGGATATTCTCTTGAATACGATATGCAACGGCATTTCAGGGATTCGAGGATAATCACAGTAAGTGCAGGGTCTTCCCAGATGCAGAGGACGGTTATCTCCAGGGCTATGGGTTTGCAGGTGGTTTAA
- a CDS encoding acyl-CoA dehydrogenase family protein: protein MLNFTEEQLMIRNATRRIALEKIAPRAAEIDETDEFPWDIVELYKQNGTLKLVLPDEYGGVGADTTTLCLVMEEIARVSASCSCIVFSSGALIHILVRAATSEQKDRFFPRLSQGDKISAFALTEPEAGSDANAMKTNAVLEGDYYVLNGRKCFISNAIVSDFYLVFARVKTLDKKKGISVFVIEKDTPGFSMGKKENKMGLRGDPLADIIFENAKVPKENIVGGEGEGWKILAQVANQMRLYGASAMGLGIAQGALDYAVEYSKQRYQFGKPIASLQAIQFMLADMHIQTEAVRSILYRTSQMIDRGEGSATEIGSMVSMSKCLSGDTAIKVATDAVQVLGGYGYIKDYPVERMMRDAKSVQIFDGTNQIQRLVVARNLLGMK from the coding sequence ATGTTAAATTTTACCGAAGAGCAGTTGATGATTCGTAATGCTACAAGAAGGATAGCTTTAGAAAAGATTGCTCCGAGAGCAGCAGAGATAGATGAAACAGATGAGTTTCCCTGGGATATCGTGGAACTGTACAAACAGAATGGAACACTTAAACTGGTTCTTCCCGATGAATACGGTGGGGTTGGAGCAGATACAACGACCCTCTGTCTTGTCATGGAGGAGATAGCAAGGGTATCAGCATCCTGTTCCTGCATTGTATTCAGCAGCGGAGCCCTCATCCATATACTTGTACGTGCTGCTACCTCTGAACAGAAGGACAGGTTTTTTCCAAGATTGTCTCAGGGTGATAAAATAAGTGCCTTTGCCTTAACAGAACCGGAGGCAGGCTCTGATGCCAACGCTATGAAGACAAACGCGGTATTAGAAGGGGATTACTATGTGCTGAATGGCAGAAAGTGTTTTATATCGAACGCTATAGTCTCTGATTTTTATCTCGTCTTTGCCAGGGTGAAAACCCTTGATAAGAAAAAGGGGATATCGGTATTTGTTATTGAAAAGGATACCCCGGGCTTTTCTATGGGGAAGAAGGAAAATAAAATGGGATTAAGGGGGGATCCTCTGGCGGATATTATATTTGAAAATGCCAAGGTACCAAAAGAGAATATTGTGGGCGGAGAGGGAGAGGGGTGGAAGATACTGGCTCAGGTAGCCAATCAGATGAGACTCTACGGTGCTTCGGCTATGGGACTTGGCATTGCCCAGGGTGCCCTGGATTATGCTGTTGAATACTCAAAACAGAGATACCAGTTTGGGAAACCCATTGCTTCCCTTCAAGCTATACAGTTTATGTTGGCTGATATGCACATACAGACAGAGGCTGTCCGTTCCATCCTGTATCGAACTTCCCAGATGATTGACAGGGGAGAAGGGTCGGCTACAGAAATAGGTTCCATGGTTTCTATGTCAAAATGTCTGTCTGGAGATACAGCAATCAAGGTAGCAACAGATGCAGTCCAGGTTTTGGGTGGGTACGGGTACATTAAGGATTACCCTGTTGAGAGAATGATGAGGGATGCCAAGAGCGTTCAGATATTTGACGGTACCAATCAGATACAGAGATTGGTAGTTGCAAGGAATCTGTTGGGAATGAAGTGA
- a CDS encoding enoyl-CoA hydratase-related protein produces the protein MDLKVVLYEKKDGVAIITMNYPERLNALSNQLRADLKVAYDEALKDKEIRVLVLTGTDRAFCAGADISGFKFDMASIRRFMGDVIPFLAFMEKYPKPVIAAVNGLALGGGLEVAISSDIIIASEKAKFGVPEAAIGLAPGFAIIRLHQLVGRAKSKELAMTCDQISAEEALRIGLISKVVPHEGLMDASMEMAKKIMSKAPLAVELIKSSVNRDLHGEELSYAVDAMCGLFATEDAKEGMDAFLNKRKPNFKGF, from the coding sequence ATGGATTTAAAGGTGGTTTTGTATGAAAAAAAGGATGGTGTTGCAATTATAACTATGAATTACCCTGAGAGGTTAAACGCCTTGAGTAACCAACTTCGGGCAGACCTTAAAGTGGCTTATGACGAGGCCCTCAAAGATAAAGAGATAAGGGTTTTAGTCCTTACAGGAACTGACAGGGCTTTCTGTGCAGGGGCGGACATAAGCGGTTTTAAGTTTGATATGGCTAGTATTCGCAGATTCATGGGAGATGTTATACCCTTTTTAGCCTTCATGGAAAAGTATCCAAAGCCGGTTATTGCTGCTGTAAATGGTCTTGCTTTAGGTGGCGGACTGGAGGTTGCCATCTCCTCCGATATAATTATTGCCTCTGAAAAGGCAAAATTTGGTGTGCCCGAAGCGGCTATTGGTCTAGCTCCGGGTTTTGCCATAATCAGGTTACACCAGTTGGTTGGCAGAGCGAAGTCAAAGGAGCTGGCTATGACCTGTGACCAGATATCTGCAGAAGAGGCACTGAGAATAGGGCTGATAAGCAAGGTAGTGCCTCATGAAGGGCTTATGGATGCCTCAATGGAGATGGCCAAGAAAATCATGTCCAAGGCTCCCTTAGCCGTAGAGCTCATCAAGTCATCCGTTAATAGGGATCTCCACGGAGAAGAATTGAGCTATGCTGTTGATGCCATGTGTGGGCTCTTTGCAACAGAGGATGCAAAAGAAGGCATGGATGCATTCTTGAATAAGAGAAAACCCAATTTTAAGGGGTTCTAA
- a CDS encoding enoyl-CoA hydratase translates to MAEESILLKKEGNIATITLNRPDRLNALDWPAQALFGQKLDEVAGNSEIRVLIITGAGRAFCAGGDVSAQKGRIGMKVAERRAGLKMLLKNPLKIRKMDIPVIAMVNGVAVGAGCNMALACDIIIASEKARFGQAFVKVGLVQDYGGSYLLSRLVGTKKACELVFTGDIIDAEEALRIGMVNKVVPEKELETVTREMAMKIANRAPLAVSIAKRSIYDAFDKFDLETTLQYEIYTQGFCSETDDHKEGSTAFVEKREPEFKGM, encoded by the coding sequence ATGGCAGAAGAAAGCATTTTGTTAAAAAAGGAAGGGAATATTGCCACTATAACCCTTAATCGTCCTGATAGGCTCAATGCATTGGATTGGCCTGCCCAGGCATTATTTGGACAGAAACTGGACGAAGTAGCAGGAAACAGTGAAATAAGGGTTCTGATAATTACAGGGGCAGGAAGGGCATTTTGTGCAGGTGGCGATGTGAGTGCACAGAAAGGCAGAATAGGCATGAAGGTTGCAGAGAGAAGGGCTGGTTTAAAAATGCTCCTGAAAAACCCCCTTAAGATCAGAAAAATGGATATTCCTGTTATTGCAATGGTAAACGGTGTTGCTGTAGGGGCAGGATGTAATATGGCACTGGCATGTGACATTATCATTGCTTCAGAAAAGGCCAGGTTTGGTCAGGCATTCGTTAAGGTAGGCCTTGTGCAGGATTATGGAGGAAGTTACCTGCTATCCAGATTAGTAGGCACAAAGAAGGCCTGCGAGCTTGTTTTTACCGGTGACATTATAGATGCAGAGGAGGCTTTACGCATAGGAATGGTAAATAAAGTGGTTCCAGAAAAAGAGTTAGAAACTGTTACGAGAGAGATGGCTATGAAGATAGCCAATAGAGCCCCTCTTGCCGTAAGTATCGCTAAACGTTCCATATACGATGCCTTTGATAAGTTTGATCTGGAGACCACTTTGCAGTATGAAATATACACCCAGGGATTTTGCTCCGAGACAGATGACCACAAGGAAGGATCGACGGCTTTTGTGGAAAAGCGAGAGCCGGAATTTAAAGGGATGTGA
- a CDS encoding methylmalonyl-CoA mutase family protein, which produces MMDDKFEKLAKAYSEGASRLKTWSGFPVKEVYTPEDTQYVSYEKEIGNPGDYPFTRGIHATMFRGRVWTKREVAGFGTPKDTNERVKYLIDQGQSGINIINDLPTAMGVDSDHPMAKEEAGAVGAPFSSLKDMEEMVEGIPLEKVSMSFNVSTTVSPIVVAQYVAIARKREIDLAKLRGTIQNEPLKGRYCGYSPSTNHVDLCLQTSADIIEFCSKHMPLWYTTNVNLYDLRETGINAAQEIAFGFAMAIAYIENVLKRGLDVDEFGPRIAFYCSAHIDFFEEIAKLRAARRMWAKIMKERFRAKNPKSLTFKFGVHTAGCSLVPQQPLNNVIRVAYEALAAVLGGVQSLHCCSYDEPIAIPTEESHRLALRTQQILACETGVANVADPLAGSYYVESLTSRIEEEAMMILKNIDDMGGMIVAIEKGWIDQEMEKAAYQYQKEVESRERIIVGVNEFTLPPEEDLQGDYHKTPSEVSEKREAALKELRETRDNDKVRKTLKILNEVAKKRERENLLPFIIEAVNAYATTGEILGTMRMGFGYTYDPFEVLSHPFFS; this is translated from the coding sequence ATGATGGATGATAAGTTTGAAAAACTTGCAAAGGCCTATTCCGAAGGGGCATCAAGGTTAAAAACATGGTCAGGTTTTCCAGTAAAGGAAGTGTACACACCTGAAGACACCCAATATGTCAGTTATGAAAAGGAGATAGGTAACCCTGGGGATTATCCTTTTACCAGGGGTATTCACGCAACAATGTTCAGGGGCAGGGTTTGGACCAAGAGGGAAGTTGCGGGCTTTGGTACCCCAAAGGACACCAATGAACGGGTAAAGTATCTGATAGATCAAGGGCAGAGTGGTATAAATATCATCAACGATCTTCCCACTGCTATGGGTGTGGATTCTGACCATCCTATGGCTAAAGAAGAGGCAGGTGCTGTAGGTGCGCCTTTTTCATCTCTCAAAGATATGGAGGAGATGGTTGAAGGGATTCCACTCGAAAAGGTAAGTATGTCCTTTAATGTTTCGACTACGGTTTCACCCATAGTGGTAGCCCAGTATGTTGCTATTGCCCGAAAAAGGGAAATTGACCTGGCTAAATTAAGGGGGACAATACAGAATGAGCCGTTAAAAGGGAGGTATTGCGGTTATTCTCCAAGTACAAATCATGTGGATCTGTGTTTACAGACATCGGCTGACATCATAGAATTTTGCAGTAAGCATATGCCCCTTTGGTATACCACCAACGTTAACCTCTATGATCTTAGAGAGACCGGTATAAATGCTGCTCAGGAAATCGCCTTTGGATTTGCCATGGCAATAGCCTATATAGAAAATGTCCTGAAAAGGGGATTGGATGTTGATGAATTTGGGCCGAGGATTGCCTTTTACTGCAGTGCCCATATTGACTTTTTTGAAGAGATAGCAAAACTCCGGGCGGCAAGAAGGATGTGGGCTAAGATCATGAAAGAGAGATTCAGGGCAAAGAATCCGAAGTCACTTACCTTTAAATTCGGCGTTCATACAGCAGGGTGTTCTCTGGTACCCCAACAACCCTTGAATAATGTAATAAGAGTTGCATATGAAGCGCTTGCAGCAGTCCTGGGAGGGGTTCAATCCCTTCACTGCTGTTCTTACGACGAACCCATAGCTATCCCTACGGAGGAGTCTCACAGACTGGCACTCAGGACACAGCAGATTCTGGCTTGTGAAACAGGGGTTGCCAACGTAGCTGACCCGCTGGCAGGGTCTTACTACGTGGAGTCTTTGACCAGCAGGATAGAGGAAGAGGCCATGATGATATTGAAAAATATTGATGATATGGGAGGTATGATTGTTGCCATTGAGAAGGGGTGGATAGATCAGGAGATGGAAAAGGCTGCATACCAGTATCAAAAAGAGGTAGAGAGCAGGGAGCGGATAATAGTTGGTGTGAATGAATTCACGCTTCCACCTGAAGAGGATTTGCAGGGAGACTATCACAAGACTCCGTCTGAGGTATCAGAGAAGCGGGAAGCTGCCCTTAAGGAACTGAGAGAGACCAGAGATAATGATAAGGTCAGGAAGACCTTGAAGATATTGAATGAGGTAGCTAAGAAAAGAGAGAGAGAAAACCTGCTTCCTTTCATCATAGAGGCTGTTAATGCCTATGCTACTACTGGCGAAATACTTGGAACTATGCGCATGGGCTTTGGATACACCTACGACCCGTTTGAAGTGCTAAGTCACCCGTTTTTTTCTTGA